The nucleotide sequence GTGCGGGCAACAGGCCCGCGACCAGCTCGGCCTGGCCGCCGGTCACCCGCGGTGGCACGTCGAGCCACACGTCCACGGCCAGCCCGAACGGCTCCAAGGCCTGCTCGACCATGCCCGGGTGCTGGCCGCTGTGCACGACGACCGGGCGCAGCACCGGGTGCGCGGCCAGCGCCAGTGCCAGCGGCGCGAGCTTGACGGCTTCCGGCCGCGTCCCGGCCAGCAACATCACGTCCACCCCGTGCCGCCCTTCTCCACATCGTCCAGTGTCCAGCAAATTTCCACCCCCGGCCCCGGGTGGGCGGGGCAGTGTCATTTCCATCAATGGGGGCCGCCGGCGTGCGAGGGGCACACGCCGGCGGCCCTTGGTCGCCGTCTCAGTCCCGCGCCTGGGAAAGACGGCGGTTGCGGCGGTGGACGGCGATCAGCGCGCCGGTCCCGAGCAGGACCAGGAGCACGCCGAGGGCCAGCCACCAGCCGATGTCGGCGCCGGTGGCCGCGAGGGTGCCGATCCCGCCCCCGGCCACGCCGACGCCCGCGCCCGGCATCTTGTACATCCGGACCTCGCTCAGGCCTGCGCGGAACGGCGGCGGAGGATGCGGGTGCCGACCGGCACGGCGACGGCGCCGAGCAGGCCGAGCCCGATCCACAGGCCCGCCCCCGAGGCCAGCGGCATCGGCGGCGCGGCCGGGCCGCAGGTCGCCGACGACACGATCACGTCACCCGAGCCGAGTGCCTTGAGCCCTTCGCCGAGCAGTCGCACGTGGACGGCGTTGACCGTGAGGCTGCCGTCTTTGTTCTTGACCTGCTCGTTCAGGATGATCGTCGCGACGTTGAGCCCGCCGAGGCCGACCTTGATCTGCGTGTTCGCGGCCGGGGTGGCGTCGACCGCGCCGACGCTGCCGAGGTTCGCGCCGACCAGCTTCGTGCTGCCTTCGACGCCCTTCTGCGTCGCGGTGCACACGGCCTCGACGAGCTTGATGCCGACGTTGCCGAGCGCCGTCTTCAGCAGCGGGAGTGCGACGTCGGCGGTGCTCGCCTTCGCCGTCACCGCACCGGAATTTTCGTCTTGCTTGGCTTCGGTGTTGATCGCGCCGGCGGTGAGGATGCCGGGGAGGTCGACCTTCGCCAGGCTGCTGCTCGTCGGGCCCGCGGTGTTCGCGGCCGCGAACGGACCCGCCTTCACCGCGTTCTGGCCGAGCAGCTTGACGTCGACCTTGACGCCGTACGCGGATCCGTCGCCGGGGGCTGCCGAAGCGGGGGCCGCGCCGGCGAGCACGACGCTCGCCACGACCGCGGCGAGCAGCCCGCCACGGCGCACGAGGGAGCTCTTCATCAAGTGGTCCTCCGAATTCGCTGGATTTATCGGGGGTGCGTGACGGCGGCGCGGATCGACCCGGCTTGCCATGAACTCGGCACGCGGATCGACTATCGCGAAGACCGGGCCGAATAGCACACAAAATTTTCCGAATCACCGGATCGGGTAAGGCTTGAGCCATTTCCCCTGGTCGGTTTCGATGTCACTCGATCGGCGTAACAAGTTCGCCTGAGGTCCAACCGATTGGGGCGGCGTTTCCATCCCTCCGAGTGGAAACGCGTGGCACACATGTCCTACGCTCGCCCGTGCCTCCGAACTTGACCGGGAAATCGACACCGAGAGGAACGTCGTGGCGGTAGCGAGCGCTCCGAACTCAGGAATGGCACGGTTTCCGCTGGTCGTGGCGCTGAGCGCGCTGGCCGCGGCGGGTGCCGTGGTGGTGCTGGCCGAGCGGTTCTACCGCGAGCTCGAAGTGCGGCTCGCCGGTGCGATCCTCGATCTGTTCACTACATCGGGTGTTTATGTCGCGCCCGATCGGGAGTCTGTTTACTTTGGGTTGACCAGTGCTGCTCCGTTCGGGTTGAGAATGACGCCGGAATGTTCGTCGGCGTTCCTTTTGCTCCCGCTGCTCGTTGTGACGATGGCCATGGTGTACTTCCGGCCGTCGAATGCGCGGCGGCTCTTCTTTTCGCTCGGCATTTCGGCGCTCGTCGTGGTGCTGGTGAACCAGCTGCGCATTCTGACGATCGTCGGGCTGGTCCACTGGTTCGGCACCGACGAGGGCTACTACTGGGGTCACACGCTGCTCGGCTCGATGGTGAGCGTGTTCGGCGGCGCCGTCTCGATCGTGCTGTTCGTCTGGCTTTCGACGCGGAAGAAGACCGCATGAGCGTCCAGGTTCTGCTGGCCATCACCCAGGCGTTCGCGCTGACCATGAGCGTGGCGTTCCTCGTCTACGTCGTGGTGATCGTGGTGCCGTACCTGCGCCGCAAGCCCGGCCCGGCCGGCGACCCGGCCGGCTTCACGTGGCACTTCTTCGTGCCGTGCCGCGACGAGCAGACGGTCATCCGCGAGACGACCCGCTACCTGCGCACCACGTTCCGCCGGGCGCACGTCTGGGTCGTCGACGACGACTCGGAGGATCGCACCGCCCGCGTCGTCCGGATGCTGTGGCGGCGCCACGGCGGCTACGACCCGTACCTGCACCTGGTGCCGCGCGTGCGTCCCGAGGCCCGGACCGGCAAGGGTGACGCGCTCAACGCGGCCTACCGCGCCCTGAACGACTGGATGGGTCCGGACGCCGCCCGGGACGACGTCGTCGTGGTGGTCGTCGACGCCGACGGCCGCCCGTCGCCGAACTGCCTGGAGGTCTGCGCGGCGGACCACCTCTTCGGCGATCCGGCGGTCGGCGCGGTCCAGCTTGACGTCCGGATGGGCAACGTGGAGACGCCACCGCTGTCGCGCAACCCGGTCGGCCGCTGGTTCGGCCTCAAGCTCGCGCAGCTGCAGGACCTGGAGTTCCGCACGGCCATCGCGGCGATCCAGACCTCGCGCGGGTTCACCGGCACGATCTCGATGGGCGGCAACGGCCAGTTCACCCGCCTCACCGCGCTGGACTCGATTGCCGGCGACGCCGGACAGCCGTGGCGCGGCTCGCTGCTGGAGGACTTCGAACTCGGCGTCCACCTGCTCACCGCGGGCTGGCGCACCGGCTTCACCCCGGATGCCCATGTGTCGCAGGAAGGTCTGTACAGCCTGCGGCGGTTCCTCGTGCAGCGCACGCGGTGGGGCCAGGGCACCATGCAGTGCGCCCGGTACCTGCGCCGGATCTGGGATTCACCGCACGTCAGCACGCTCGGCGCGGCGGAGATGATGTACTACCTGGCCCAGCCGTGGCTGCAGCTGCTGGGCTCGCTGCTGTACCCGATCCCGTTCGTCCTGCTGGTGATCGGCACCGCGGGTGACCCGGTGCAGATGTGGACGTGGTTCACCGGCGGCGCCTGGATCCTGTTCGCCATCTACGGCTCGTTCGGGCTGCTGCCGTTCCTCGTCTGGGGCCCGATCTACCAGCTGAAGTGCTTGCACAGCAAGAACTTCCTGCGCGGGCTGGGGATGGGCTTCGCCTACGCCGCCTACATCTACACGTTCTACGTGACGTCGTGGCGCGCGCTGTTCCGGCTCGTCCGCGGGCGCAACGGCTGGGCGAAGACGCGCCGCAACACCGAGCAGGCGGCCGGGGTGAAGGTCGCGCTCGACGCGTGAGCGCGACCTCCGCCCACCGGCTCAGAACGCCGGGACGATCCGGACGTCGTCGGCCTTGACGAAGGCGATCCGGTGCCCGAACTGGATCTGGACGTACTTGAGCTTGCCCTTCACCACCACGTGGTCGGCCACGTCGAAGGTGGTCGCCCAGTAGTACTCCGAGCCGACGACGCCGCCCGACGAGTACTTCTGGCCGGCGGAGAGCGTGTACGGCAGCGGCGTGATCGCCTGCACGGTCACGTTCGCCGGGTAGGCCTCCGGCTCCGGGTAGGCGCGGCCGTACACCGGCACCGTCGCGAGGCCGGGTTTCGGTGTCACGACCCAGCCGATCGCGGGCTTCGCGACCCGGGCGCCGCGCGGGTTGTGGAACCAGCCCTTCTGGCCGAGGTACCAGATCGCCGTCCAATCGTCCTTGACGTCGGCGACGGCGTACCGCTGCCCGGTCGCGACCCGGCTGCCGACGTCGGAGACGTCCATTGTGGACGCCCTGCCGTCCGGGTGCAGGCCGGTGTCGACCAGCAGCGGCGACGACTCACTCGGCTGCGAGTGCAGCACGACGGCCTCCGAGCCACGCGGCACGCAACTGGTGCCGGAACCGTCGCAGCCGGTGAACGCGGGCTGGTTCTTCGTGAAGTCCGGGTCGATGGTGACCAGCGACGACCCGGGCAGGCCGAACCCGCCGAGTGGTGCGCCGAGCAGGTCGAAGTAGTGCGACCAGTCCCAGTACGGGCCCGGGTCCCAGTGCATGCCCGGGATCGTCAACGGGGTCGTGCCCGGCACGTTGTCGTGGCCGATGATGTGCGCCCGGTCGAGCGGGATGCCGTACTTGCGCGAGAGGTAGCCGACGAGCTTCGCGCTCGAGCGGTACATGGCCTCGGTGTACCAGGTGCCCTTCGCGGCGAAGCCCTCGTGCTCGATGCCGATCGACTTCGCGTTGACGTACCAGTTGCCGGCGTGCCAGGCGACGTCCTTGGTCGGCACGTGCTGCGCGATCAGGCCGTCGGCCGAGCGGATGGTGTAGTGCCAGCTGACGTACGTCGGGTCCTGGACGAGGTCGAGGACGTTGGCCCAGTAGCCCTCGGTGTCGTGGATGACGATGTGGTCGATCTTCTGGCTCTCGGGGCGGTTCGCGAGGTCGTGGTTGCCGTAGTCGTCCTTCGGCAGCGGCTGGTACGGGGCCGGCACCGACTCGCACGTCACCCTGCGCGGGCATTCGACGCCGGCCGGCGTCTTGTCCGCGTGCTGGGGGACGACCAGGTCCGGGGTCGGGCTCAGGGTGACCTGCTGGCCGTCGTCGGTTGTCCGGGCGGTGCCGGCTTTGATGGTGTCGAAGACTTCGTCGGCGAAGGTTTGCGCGGCGGACTGGTCGGCTGAGCCGCTGTAGCGGGCTACCGCGTTGTACCAGTCGCTTTGGCCGGTGTGGTACTTCGCGAGGAGGGCGGCGCCGCCGCGGATGTTCTGGGTGGCGTCGGTTCGCAGCGTTTTTGCGTCGGTTCCGAGCAGGTGTGCGGCTTCGTCGACGGTCTGCAGGGTGGGCGGCGGGGCGGTGGGCCTGGCCTGGGGGTGCGTGGCCGGGCGGGCGTCGTCGCCTCTTGCGTCTTCGGTGCCCTCGTCGTGGTGGCTGGTTGCCGCTCCGGCTTCGCGCAGGTCCGTGAGGTGCATCGGGCCGTAGCCGGCGGACGTGCTGGGCGTGCCGGCGTTCGTGTCCCAGCGGGACTCCAGGTAGGCGACGCCGAGGAGGACGTTCTCGGGGACTTTGAACTCGTTTGCCGCGGCGGTGAAGTCGCGTTGGCGTTGGGTTGTGGGGTCGGGTTGGGCTTGGGCTGGAGCTGCGGTCAGCGTGGTCAGGAGGGTTGCGGTGGCGAGGATGGCCGCCGTTCTCGGGATGGGGTGGGACATGGGCATGGACCCCCAAGGTGCTGGTGCCGGTGGTCAGAACTTAACCAGAAACTCACTTGGGGGGTAAGGGGGTGCCCGTTCTGCCTTGGTTCCCGCTCCTCGTCCTCGATTGTTCAACACCGGAGAGTCGCCCTCAAGGGCGCCTTCGGCGTCGCTTCGCGATGAGCTTCGCTCACCCTTGACCCCGGCTCTCCGGTGCTGACTGCGGCTGGGACGAGGGGCGGGGAGGTTCAGGGCGGTGTTGTTGCGTTGATCGTTGCCGCGCGGAGTTTGCTGGCCACCTCGTGGGTTGGGTTGACCCTGATCGCCGTGAAGCCGGCTTCTCGCAGGAGGTTCTTGTATTGGCCGGCGGTCAGTGCGGTGGCCAGGCACTCGATCGCTTCGGTGCGGGTCGCTTGCTCTCGCTCTGCGTCGGTGAGGGTTTCTGCGGCCAGGATGTCCGTTATGCCCAGTCGGCCTCCTGGGCGGAGGACTCGGGCTATTTCCGCGAACACCGCCCTTTTGTTGGGGGAGAGGGCTATTACGCAGTTGGAGATCACTACGTCCACCGACGCGTCCGGGAGGGGGATCTGCTCGATCGTGCCCTTGATGAACTCCGCGTTCGTCACTCCTGCCTGCTCTGCGTGACGGCGGGCCAGCGTCAGCATCTCGTCCGTCATGTCCAGGCCGATTGCGCGGCCGGTCGGGCCTACTCGACGTGCCGAAAGCAAGACGTCCAGGCCGCCGCCCGAGCCCAGGTCGAGCACCGTTTCGCCCGGGTGGAGATCCGCCACCGCCAGGGGATTGCCGCACCCCAAGCTGGTTGCCGCCACCTCCGGTGGGACCTCTTCGCCCGCGTAGTGGACCGCGCCGATTCGCTCGGCCTCGCCGTCTCCGTTTAGCAGGCCCGTTTCCTCGCCTGCCAGGGCTCGGCGGGCCGCTGCTGCGTAGCGGTCGCGGATTGCGTCGGGGTTCATCGGGTTGTCTCGCACGTCACCGCCGCGAACGGCAGGACTCCGCGGCCCATGACCACGTCGGCCGCCGTGGGGAAGCAGGACACGCAGCGCTGGTTGACCTGGTAGAGGCGGGCCGTGCCGCGGGGTTCGGCCAACACGAACCGGGCTTCGGTGAGGATCTTCAGGTGCGCCGAGACCGTGGACTGGCCGACGTCGACCCGCTCGACTATCTGACCGACCGTCATCGGGGTTCCGGTCGCCGCCAGCAGGTTGAGGATCTGGACCCGGGTCGGGTCGGCCAGGGCCCGGAACCAGCCGGCGTAGGTCTCGGCCGTTGCGCGGTCCAGCATGGGCGTCCCCTTTTCATCGTTTATCGACGATAGACGATGGAAGGGGGTTCGCTCAAGATGCGCTGGGGACCAGTTCGGCCAGCAGGGTGCGGACGCGGTGGTCGATCTCGTCGCGGATGGGGCGGATCTGCTCTGCCGGGAGGCCGGCGGGGTCGTCGAGCTGCCAGTCGAGGTAGCGCTTGCCCGGGAAGATCGGGCAGGCGTCGCCGCAGCCCATGGTGATCACGACGTCGGCCGCCTCGACCGCGTCCGTCGTCAGGCGCTTGGGGAACTCTCGGGAGACGTCGATCCCGAGTTCCGCCATGACCGCGACCACCGCCGGGTTCACCTCGCTCGCCGGCGCCGATCCGGCGGAGCGGACCGTGACGCGGCCGGCGGCGTGGTGGTCCAGCAGGGCGGCCGCCATCTGTGAGCGGCCGGCGTTGTGGACGCAGACGAACAGCACTTCGGGGGTGTTCACGGGGTGACCTCCACGGGAGCGGGGGTGAAGCGGCGGCGCAGCGCCAGGGACACGTACACGAGCGCGACGAGCACCGGGACCTCGATCAGCGGGCCGACGACCCCCGCCAGCGCCTGGCCGCTGGTCGCGCCGAACGTGGCGATGGCCACGGCGATGGCGAGTTCGAAGTTGTTGCCCGCCGCGGTGAACGCCAGCGTCGTGGTGCGCTCGTACGACAGGCCCGCCGCCTTGCCGAACGCGTACGACCCGGCCCACATCAGTCCGAAGTAGACCAGCAGCGGCACGGCGATGCGGACGACGTCCAGCGGCCGCGCGGTGATCCGGTCTCCTTGCAGGGCGAAGAGGATCACGATGGTGAACAGCAGCCCGTAGAGGGCGGCCGGGCCGATCTTCGGCAGGAACCGCGTCTCGTACCAGGTGCGCCCCCTGGCTCGCTCGCCGAGCCGGCGGGTGAGGTAGCCGGCCAGGAGCGGGATGCCGAGGAAGATCAGCACGTTTTTCGCGATCTGCCAGCCGGAGACGGCGAGGCCGGCTTGGGGGAGGCCGAGCCAGCCGGGGAGGACGGTCAGGTAGAACCAGCCGAGCAGGCCGAACGCGAGCACCTGGAACACCGAGTTCAGGGCGACGAGCACGGCGGCGGCCTCGCGGTCGCCGCAGGCGAGGTCGTTCCAGATGACGACCATGGCGATGCAGCGGGCGAGGCCGACGATGATCAGCCCGGTCCGGTACTCCGGCAGGTCGGGCAGGAGCAGCCAGGCCAGCGCGAACATCAGGGCCGGGCCGGCGAGCCAGTTCAGCACCAGCGACGGCCACAGCAGCCGGCGGTCGCGGGTGACGCTGCCGAGCCGGTCGTAGCGGACCTTCGCCAGGACCGGGTACATCATCACCAGCAGCCCGAGCGCGATCGGCAGCGAGATCCCGTCCACCTGCACGGCGGACAGCGCGGTGTCCAGCCCGGGCACCCAGCGGCCGGCGAGCAGCCCGGCGACCATGGCGGCGGCGATCCACCCGGGCAGGAACCGGTCCAGCGTGGAGAGCCTGCCGGCGACCTCGTCCGTCATGCCGGGACGACCGCGTCGCCGGGGACCAGCACGGCCGAAAGCCGGGCCAGGACCTCGGGGTGGACGCGGTAGTAGACCCAGGTTCCTCGCCGTTCGCCGGTGATCAGCCCGGATTCGCGCAGCACCTTGAGGTGGTGGGAGATGGTGGGGCCGGTCAGGTCGAAGGCGTCGGTCAGGTCGCACACGCACGCCTCGCCCCCGGCGTGGGAAGCGATCAGCGACAGCAGCCGCAGGCGGACCGGGTCGGCCATCGCCTTGAACAGCTTCGCCAGCTCGACGGCCTGCACCTCGGTCAAGGGCTCACGGGCAAGCGGCGAGCAGCAGGTGTCCACGATCGGCAGCTGTTTCGGCATGCGTCTATCTTGACAGACTTCTAAGTAGAAGACAATCTAAGTCCCGTCACTGCTTAGATGAACATCTATTCAAGGAGATTCCGATGTCACGGGTACAGCTCGCGCTCCGGGTCGGCGACCTCGAAGGTTCCATCGACTTCTACTCGAAGCTGTTCGGCGCGGAGCCGGCCAAGCGCCGTCCCGGGTACGCCAACTTCGCGATCACCGAACCGGCGCTCAAGCTCGTGCTCCTGGAGGGCGAGCCGGGCCAGGCGACGGTCATGGACCACCTCGGCGTGGAGGTCGAGTCGGCCGACCAGGTCGGCGAGGCCGGCCGTCGGCTCACCGGCGAAGGCCTGGAGACGCTGACCGAGGACGACACGACCTGCTGCTACGCGGTGCAGGACAAGGTGTGGGTGCACGGACCGGGCCAGGAGCCGTGGGAGGTCTACACCGTGAAGGCCGATTCGCCGACGTTCGGGACGGACAGCGCCGCGCTCGCGGCCACCTGCTGCACGCCGGGCGCGGAGTCCGCCGAGCCCGAGGGCTGCTGTTCCTGACCGGGGCGCATAATGGCCGGTCAGGCGAGGTCGCGAGGTATTTCGGCACGCCGGGTGGACCCTCCTTGCACGACTGGCACTCACGTGGCTAGAGTGCTAATCGCACGGCCCGACAGCCCCGGCACCCGCGACGGCGGGGGTGGTAGAGCCGTAACCACATCCTGCCAACGCTTTCGACGACCGTGGAGGTCAACCCGGTGAGCGTGAACATCAAGCCGCTCGAGGACAAGATCGTTGTCCAGACGAGTGAGGCCGAGGAGACGACCGCTTCCGGCCTCGTCATCCCCGACACCGCCAAGGAGAAGCCCCAGGAGGGCAAGGTTCTGGCCGTGGGCCCGGGCCGGATCGACGACAAGGGCAACCGTGTCCCGCTGGACGTGAACGTCGGCGACGTCGTCATCTACTCCAAGTACGGCGGCACCGAGGTCAAGTACAACGGCGAGGACTACCTCATCCTGTCCGCCCGCGACGTGCTGGCCGTCATCAACTGACGTCCGCTCGCAGCGCATGACGCCCCGGGCCCCGCACAACGCCGGGGAGCGGGGCGTTCGTGCGTTCAAGACCACCGGAAGGTAAGCGGAAAACGCTATGCCCAAGCAGATCAAATTCGACGAGGACGCTCGTCGCGCACTCGAGCGCGGGGTGAACAAGCTCGCCGACGCGGTCAAGGTCACTCTCGGCCCGCGCGGTCGCCACGTCGTGCTCGACAAGAAGTTCGGCGGGCCGACCATCACCCTCGACGGCGTGACCGTCGCCCGTGAGATCGAGCTCGACGACCCGTTCGAGAACCTCGGCGCCCAGCTCGCCAAGAGCGTCGCCACCAAGACCAACGACGTCGCGGGTGACGGCACCACGACCGCGACCGTGCTCGCGCAGTCGCTGGTGAAGGTCGGCCTGCGCAACGTCGCCGCCGGCGCCAACCCCTCGGCGATCGGCCGCGGCATCGAAGCCGCCGCGGAGAAGGTCATCGAGATCCTCAAGGCCAAGGCCACGCCGGTCAAGGGCCGCGAGAACATCGCCCAGGTCGGCACCGTGACCTCGCGTGACGCCAACATCGGCGCCCTGCTCGGCGAAGCCGTCGAGAAGGTCGGCGAAGACGGCGTCATCACCATCGAGGAGTCGTCGACCCTGGCGACCGAGCTGGTGATCACCGAGGGCGTCCAGTTCGACAAGGGCTTCCTCTCGGCGCACTTCGCGACCAACCCGGAGGAGCAGAAGGCGATCCTCGAGGACGCCTACATCCTGCTCGTCCGCGAGAAGATCTCGTCGCTGGCCGAGCTGCTGCCGGTGCTCGAGAAGGTCGTCGAGGCCAAGAAGCCGCTGCTGATCATCGCCGAGGACGTCGACGGCGAGGCGCTGTCCACCCTCGTGGTGAACTCGCTGCGCAAGACGATCACCGCGGTCGCCGTCAAGGCGCCGTTCTTCGGTGACCGCCGCAAGGCGTTCCTGGACGACCTCGCGGTCGTCACCGGCGGCGAGGTGATCTCCGCGGAGATCGGCCGCAAGCTGTCCGACGTCGACCTCGGCGCGCTGGGCAAGGCCCGCCGCATCGTCGTCACCAAGGACGACACCACGATCGTCGACGGCGACGGCACCAAGGACGCCATCTCCGGGCGGATCGCGCAGATCCGCAAGGAGATCGAGACGACCGACTCCGACTGGGACCGCGAGAAGCTGCAGGAGCGGCTCGCGAAGCTCGGCGGCGGTGTCGCGGTGATCAAGGTCGGCGCGGCCACCGAGACCGAGCTGAACGAGCGCAAGCACCGCATCGAGGAC is from Amycolatopsis mediterranei and encodes:
- a CDS encoding glycosyltransferase, which translates into the protein MSVQVLLAITQAFALTMSVAFLVYVVVIVVPYLRRKPGPAGDPAGFTWHFFVPCRDEQTVIRETTRYLRTTFRRAHVWVVDDDSEDRTARVVRMLWRRHGGYDPYLHLVPRVRPEARTGKGDALNAAYRALNDWMGPDAARDDVVVVVVDADGRPSPNCLEVCAADHLFGDPAVGAVQLDVRMGNVETPPLSRNPVGRWFGLKLAQLQDLEFRTAIAAIQTSRGFTGTISMGGNGQFTRLTALDSIAGDAGQPWRGSLLEDFELGVHLLTAGWRTGFTPDAHVSQEGLYSLRRFLVQRTRWGQGTMQCARYLRRIWDSPHVSTLGAAEMMYYLAQPWLQLLGSLLYPIPFVLLVIGTAGDPVQMWTWFTGGAWILFAIYGSFGLLPFLVWGPIYQLKCLHSKNFLRGLGMGFAYAAYIYTFYVTSWRALFRLVRGRNGWAKTRRNTEQAAGVKVALDA
- a CDS encoding ArsR/SmtB family transcription factor yields the protein MLDRATAETYAGWFRALADPTRVQILNLLAATGTPMTVGQIVERVDVGQSTVSAHLKILTEARFVLAEPRGTARLYQVNQRCVSCFPTAADVVMGRGVLPFAAVTCETTR
- the xrtP gene encoding exosortase P, whose amino-acid sequence is MARFPLVVALSALAAAGAVVVLAERFYRELEVRLAGAILDLFTTSGVYVAPDRESVYFGLTSAAPFGLRMTPECSSAFLLLPLLVVTMAMVYFRPSNARRLFFSLGISALVVVLVNQLRILTIVGLVHWFGTDEGYYWGHTLLGSMVSVFGGAVSIVLFVWLSTRKKTA
- the groES gene encoding co-chaperone GroES, whose amino-acid sequence is MSVNIKPLEDKIVVQTSEAEETTASGLVIPDTAKEKPQEGKVLAVGPGRIDDKGNRVPLDVNVGDVVIYSKYGGTEVKYNGEDYLILSARDVLAVIN
- a CDS encoding LPXTG cell wall anchor domain-containing protein, with the translated sequence MYKMPGAGVGVAGGGIGTLAATGADIGWWLALGVLLVLLGTGALIAVHRRNRRLSQARD
- a CDS encoding methyltransferase domain-containing protein, whose translation is MNPDAIRDRYAAAARRALAGEETGLLNGDGEAERIGAVHYAGEEVPPEVAATSLGCGNPLAVADLHPGETVLDLGSGGGLDVLLSARRVGPTGRAIGLDMTDEMLTLARRHAEQAGVTNAEFIKGTIEQIPLPDASVDVVISNCVIALSPNKRAVFAEIARVLRPGGRLGITDILAAETLTDAEREQATRTEAIECLATALTAGQYKNLLREAGFTAIRVNPTHEVASKLRAATINATTPP
- a CDS encoding ArsI/CadI family heavy metal resistance metalloenzyme is translated as MSRVQLALRVGDLEGSIDFYSKLFGAEPAKRRPGYANFAITEPALKLVLLEGEPGQATVMDHLGVEVESADQVGEAGRRLTGEGLETLTEDDTTCCYAVQDKVWVHGPGQEPWEVYTVKADSPTFGTDSAALAATCCTPGAESAEPEGCCS
- the groL gene encoding chaperonin GroEL (60 kDa chaperone family; promotes refolding of misfolded polypeptides especially under stressful conditions; forms two stacked rings of heptamers to form a barrel-shaped 14mer; ends can be capped by GroES; misfolded proteins enter the barrel where they are refolded when GroES binds); this translates as MPKQIKFDEDARRALERGVNKLADAVKVTLGPRGRHVVLDKKFGGPTITLDGVTVAREIELDDPFENLGAQLAKSVATKTNDVAGDGTTTATVLAQSLVKVGLRNVAAGANPSAIGRGIEAAAEKVIEILKAKATPVKGRENIAQVGTVTSRDANIGALLGEAVEKVGEDGVITIEESSTLATELVITEGVQFDKGFLSAHFATNPEEQKAILEDAYILLVREKISSLAELLPVLEKVVEAKKPLLIIAEDVDGEALSTLVVNSLRKTITAVAVKAPFFGDRRKAFLDDLAVVTGGEVISAEIGRKLSDVDLGALGKARRIVVTKDDTTIVDGDGTKDAISGRIAQIRKEIETTDSDWDREKLQERLAKLGGGVAVIKVGAATETELNERKHRIEDAVAATKAAVEEGILPGGGSALVHAVKELEGGLGLSGDEATGVRIVKDALTAPLFWIATNAGHEGAVIVNKVQEQGWGQGFNAATGELTDLLAAGIVDPVKVTRSAVANAASIARLVLTTESSVVEKPADEEPAGAGHGHSH
- a CDS encoding ArsR/SmtB family transcription factor → MPKQLPIVDTCCSPLAREPLTEVQAVELAKLFKAMADPVRLRLLSLIASHAGGEACVCDLTDAFDLTGPTISHHLKVLRESGLITGERRGTWVYYRVHPEVLARLSAVLVPGDAVVPA
- a CDS encoding choice-of-anchor P family protein, whose translation is MKSSLVRRGGLLAAVVASVVLAGAAPASAAPGDGSAYGVKVDVKLLGQNAVKAGPFAAANTAGPTSSSLAKVDLPGILTAGAINTEAKQDENSGAVTAKASTADVALPLLKTALGNVGIKLVEAVCTATQKGVEGSTKLVGANLGSVGAVDATPAANTQIKVGLGGLNVATIILNEQVKNKDGSLTVNAVHVRLLGEGLKALGSGDVIVSSATCGPAAPPMPLASGAGLWIGLGLLGAVAVPVGTRILRRRSAQA
- the arsB gene encoding ACR3 family arsenite efflux transporter, which produces MTDEVAGRLSTLDRFLPGWIAAAMVAGLLAGRWVPGLDTALSAVQVDGISLPIALGLLVMMYPVLAKVRYDRLGSVTRDRRLLWPSLVLNWLAGPALMFALAWLLLPDLPEYRTGLIIVGLARCIAMVVIWNDLACGDREAAAVLVALNSVFQVLAFGLLGWFYLTVLPGWLGLPQAGLAVSGWQIAKNVLIFLGIPLLAGYLTRRLGERARGRTWYETRFLPKIGPAALYGLLFTIVILFALQGDRITARPLDVVRIAVPLLVYFGLMWAGSYAFGKAAGLSYERTTTLAFTAAGNNFELAIAVAIATFGATSGQALAGVVGPLIEVPVLVALVYVSLALRRRFTPAPVEVTP
- a CDS encoding arsenate reductase ArsC encodes the protein MNTPEVLFVCVHNAGRSQMAAALLDHHAAGRVTVRSAGSAPASEVNPAVVAVMAELGIDVSREFPKRLTTDAVEAADVVITMGCGDACPIFPGKRYLDWQLDDPAGLPAEQIRPIRDEIDHRVRTLLAELVPSAS
- a CDS encoding N-acetylmuramoyl-L-alanine amidase, whose product is MSHPIPRTAAILATATLLTTLTAAPAQAQPDPTTQRQRDFTAAANEFKVPENVLLGVAYLESRWDTNAGTPSTSAGYGPMHLTDLREAGAATSHHDEGTEDARGDDARPATHPQARPTAPPPTLQTVDEAAHLLGTDAKTLRTDATQNIRGGAALLAKYHTGQSDWYNAVARYSGSADQSAAQTFADEVFDTIKAGTARTTDDGQQVTLSPTPDLVVPQHADKTPAGVECPRRVTCESVPAPYQPLPKDDYGNHDLANRPESQKIDHIVIHDTEGYWANVLDLVQDPTYVSWHYTIRSADGLIAQHVPTKDVAWHAGNWYVNAKSIGIEHEGFAAKGTWYTEAMYRSSAKLVGYLSRKYGIPLDRAHIIGHDNVPGTTPLTIPGMHWDPGPYWDWSHYFDLLGAPLGGFGLPGSSLVTIDPDFTKNQPAFTGCDGSGTSCVPRGSEAVVLHSQPSESSPLLVDTGLHPDGRASTMDVSDVGSRVATGQRYAVADVKDDWTAIWYLGQKGWFHNPRGARVAKPAIGWVVTPKPGLATVPVYGRAYPEPEAYPANVTVQAITPLPYTLSAGQKYSSGGVVGSEYYWATTFDVADHVVVKGKLKYVQIQFGHRIAFVKADDVRIVPAF